The window ATAATTTCTCCGTCCTTATCTCAGCCTGCGGGAGCCGCCAGCCCCCAACGCTCGCAAGCGCTTCCCGAGTCAACAGGAGTCGGAGCGACTCTTGGCCTGGCAAATATAAATTGTTCCGTTTGGAGCATCCTCTACACGGTATAGCATCGAGTTTCGATAAATCTTCTCTTTTATTGCATCAGCAATAATCAAACTTTCAGAAAAGCCCTCTACAAACACGATACAAGTTCTGGATAGTGCAAGTGAGCTCTGTTCTCAGCGTTAGTTGCTATTATCGATTATCAGCGGAGATACAAGTCAGTTAGCTACAGAACACCGTAAGAAGACAAATATCCGCATACCTAAGCTCGATTAATTTGTTTTACCTATTAGATTAGAATGTGCGAGTCGAAGTATATCCAATATACTTGTGGTTGcaggaaggagatggagttTGAGCAATGCGCCTAGCGCCGCGGAACGAACGTCAGATGCCATCCAATCAGGAAGGTATTTGGTAAAAACTCGATCAATTACTGTTCGAGGCACCTGGTCAAGCCAGACGCGGAGGTGGAATACACAGATCAAATGGGGCGGATTATGGAAGAATAAATCACAGCATGTGAGCTCGAGCTGTATCGTAGGTTGTGATGGCTAGATCAGGTCCGCTTCTGTTTGATCCTTTGTCACTACCCGGTAGTGTGGCTGTAGTACATTAGCAAATGGACTGCACATGATCGTCATTCCCTTCTTCGAAAGTAGCCTCCTGTCCGAGCAGACACAGGTAGCTCGGGCGGCTGGTTTTTACCTTCGCCACTCGATCTCCATAGTAGCTGTGCCTGTTCACACCATCGAAAGTGGTCTAGAAAGCCGTCTTGCGAATATACTTTGTCTCGAGCCTCGTACCCCCATTTTGTGCCCCTAGTGCCGATAATATCTTTTTCAATGGCTAGTTGACACCCGGCACACGAGATTCCATGTTCAACTCTACCTGTGTGTTTGTCGTAATAAGGGAGTGCACATGACCCCATAAAGTTGAATTTTTGATTTCGGTCAGAGCTCCCTAGTTGGAATTGGGGGCGTGTGTGTGATTGCCGTCTGCAAGCTAAAGTAGCCTGATGAAGAGAGACGATAGCAATGCGGGATTTTTGTACCGTTTCATTCATTGAGTATATTCCAGGCAAGGACTTGAATGACCGTAGTTGGCCTGTTTCGGCTCTGGTCATATATAATTGCTTTCGGAATAAGGCGAGAGTCCGCACTTGTGTCTCTGGAGACTCCTGGAGGCATTTAAAACAGCATCTCTTCCAAGCTAGTATGGATATAAATCCGCCGAATTCGCCGCAAAGAGTGCATGTTTTAGTACACAATGCCTTATAAAAGTCGAGTAGAGTGACGCCGATGGCAATTCGTGTTCGTAACAAGGCGCAGAAAAGGTTTAGTCCGTGTGAGACTACCCTATGATACTGGCTGAGAGAGTCTACCATCTGTCTTGATCTGAGATTGATCTGTCGAAACTTGAACAAAGAATGCATATCCAGACAGCACAGAGTGTCAAACAAGAGCTCGAGGGGTAACTGGTCGAGGGAGCCAAGTCCAACACCCGAAGTCCGCTGGAAGGGTGTTGCTATTGACGGATGAATATCATTGTGTTCGCGATGCGAGTACCAGATCACGGACAGACAGTAGTCTTTACGGTGGTAGGCGGCGGTTCGAATAATGGCGTCGACTTGTTCGTTGTCGAAGCAGAATTCGGTGGCAGAGCGATATCCGCGGGGCATGAGAGTAGCCATTTTCGAGATTTGGCGGTACGCTTTCGTGAAAGGGTAGACTTCGGCAGGACTCGCGAGACTCCAGTATCCCCTTGAAGACTCCGTGGAGGCACATGTATTGTATTGAACGACGCGACTAGATCACAGAACTGAGAGGCCAGGAATGATTGCATGGGGATTTCAATCTGCTGGTATCGAGCGGGAAGCCAGTCCGAAATTGGCACGGACAGTGACTGGCAAGCATTTACTGATTCAGAGCTAAAAGCCTTCAAGTCTCGTCGGGCGAAATTGCAGGGGCGCAGCGACGAGTTTAAGATagaggggatggagggaggaaagatggagagtgagagaggaggggaaggCGAAGAGGGAGGGCGAGGTCGTGTCTTTTATGCTGGGGCGACGGAGGGAGACGTTAAGCGACGGCGTGTTGGGGCGCTAAACTAGGAAAGGCAAAACTAACCCGAACAGGAAATTCACAGGTCTACGTTTTACAATACAAATTGCATAGGAAGCGGAATCAACGCACAACAACTACCAAAAATgtcaaaaacaaaagcatTTCAGTGCTGTACAAACGTTTATTCATATTTCAAAAACAAAGAGTCTAACAAGTCAACCCCCGACTGGAGAAATACTCGTCCAACTGTGTCTCCATCAGGTCTCCGGCAAAGATCCCTGCAATGTAATGGTCTGGTCGCAGCAAGTAAGCAGCATCCTGCTGAAGTCCGACTTTGCCATGCTGTTCATCCCAATCAAAAACGGACAGTCGAATGTTCCTGCGTTTGCACCACTCCATAATATCTGGTCTCGAGTCTCCATATACGTGGACCTGCCAAGTGATATACTGTATGCTGGAGAAATTATCCCCTTGTTTAGTTTTAGCCCATGGCAAACGATCGCCAGGCTGTATATCCCCGGAGGTGCCTGCTGCTTGGCTTAGGAAGCTTCCACGGTAGGAGAGAATGAGCTGAGATCCAGTGCGGAATATCTCCTTTCCCACAGATGGGAAATAGGGAATCAGAGGTGCGACATAAGGCAGTACCCAGCGACGCAAGATATAAGGGATCCAGTCGTTTGAAGATACCATGGTGAATCCGCGGTCTGTTGATTCAACCAGCTTCAATGCGAAGGCGCGGCGTTCAGCTTCATAGGAGCCTAGGAGCTGGTCTTTGGCTTCTTCCGTCATTGAGCTTGGCTTGAGCACAGTGGCCAATTTCCAGGCCAGATTTATCGCATCCATGATACCCGTGTTCATGCCTTGGCCGCCAACGGGGCTGTGGATGTGGGCAGcgtcgccgatgatgaaaGCCCGATTGGCTCGGAATTTATCGGCCACCCGATGGTGGCTGCGATATGTTGAAAACCAGTTAACCTTGATGGTTTCCACATTCAGCGCATCTTTGATCTGCGGCATAACATCGTCGACCGTCActtgctgttgctggtcCTTGTGCTCATCAAGGGATCCGTCTTTGGAGAGAGTAGTGCCGACTAGTCGCACATGTCGTTTCTGGGAATAGGGCAGAAGTAGAAGAAACTGGCCGCGTGTGAGGGTAAGATGCGCCTCTTCGTTGAAGAGGGggccatctccgccgtcgaTATCGACTATGTAAAAGAGTGGCGCGTAGGTGTCTCCTTCATATTTGGcgtggatgccatggcgAACAGCTGAATGCGCTCCGTCGCACCCAACGATGTACGCAGCCTCCCAGGTAGTCTTGCTGCCGTCGGTCTCACTCAGAAGATTTGCTGTGACGCTAGCTCCATGGTCGACGAAGTCGAGCAATTGAGTGCGTCGCTGGACAAATGCGCCCAGTGAGTTCAATCGGTTTTCAAGAAGCCGCTCATGGTTATCTTGCGGCAAGATAGTCAAAAAAGGATATGGAGTCAAGTCGCAACCAAATTTGTCTAGAGGAATGCGTGTTCGGTGACGGCCATCTGCCCAAAGGTTGGTTGCGGACAGCTTGTGGCCGTGTTGCAGTATTTCGTCGGTCAAATCCAGCTGGCGGTATAACTCCAGGTTGCGCGACTGGATAACCAGAGCGCGAGAGTTTTTGGCGGGCGCTTCTGCTTGATCGACAATGTGAAAGTTAATGCCTTGTTTATGAAGCCATAGAGCTAGGACGAGGCCAGTGGGGCCTGCGCCAACAATCAAAACGTCCGTTTGAGGCATGTCTCAGGGCTGAACGATGGTCGTGGAGCTCCCTCCAAAATAGCGAAAGGGGCTTTAAATATTAAAAAAGACTTTTTTTCCGTCTGAAAATCCCAGCCCATTTCAGTCCTCGTGATCGTGTGCGAAAACGACGCGGGATGCCTTGTGAGTGACTCTTCGTGTGTTCGGACGTTCACAGGCACCGATCCGAGCGAGAAAAAGTCGGCGAGTCGCCCGCCGATGAGTCCGTGTCCGTCCACAGAGCCGACCATCATTTAGGGAGAATGTTACAGCGGCGAAACAGGGATTGTTTATATCACGACTGTCGTGGAACAATCAGTCCAGGTTAAATGCCCGAGTTTTCCGGAAAGCCGTTAACGAGCATATGGAATGTACAGAACGGCCTCATGGGGATCATCCTAAGTCTGGCATGAACGGTGCATCCATCAAGGATTCGCTGAACTGGTTGAGGAGACTGTCCCAATCATTCCAATCCTCCGGGCTATTACCCAGAAGAAACCCAAAATCCTCGGCCTCAAGCCCGCTAGATGAAGCAGCGAAGTTGGGATCGGGTTGGCCTGAGAATGCAGCGTCTTGTTCAACAACCACGGGGCCACTTTGCACGGATTTCGGTTGTGAGCTATTATCGGCAGAAGCTACGAATTCCGCGACTATGGTGGGACATGATGTAGGAGTACGACGGTAGGAGTTACACTCCTCAATGTAAGCCCTCCAAGCCTTGACCATCAGATTCTGGATGGCCAGGTGAAGCGGCGTTTGTGTCTTCTTGCGCAAGTTCCGACGGAGCCGAGAATATATGTTGGCAATGAGTTGCCAAACCTTGCTTTTCTCCTCTGGAGAAGTGCGATGCCGCATTTCCGTCagcatgatgatgatggcatccCATGGAACATGATTCTCCATGTGCCAAGAAAATCCTTGGATAGATGGGTTAGTTTGGGATTGATCGCAGTACTCCGCCATCTTTAAACAATTTTGGAACACAATATCCTTTTCAGATTCAGGCATTGAAGTGCTGCCGTCTTGGTattgtcgaggatgatgtgcCATCAATCTCGTGAAAGCGATGGCCGACCGAATCATCAACGTAGCGAGCAAATGAAGAgggatcgatcgatcgcaATGCCGTAGAACTGACTTCTCTAGAAGCTCTTCTAGCTCATCGATAATTCGttccttttcttccattGACttggacgaagaagataGTATTCCCCAGGACCAATCATTTCCAGTGGTTTCGGCATAGCGGCGAAGACATTTGCCGAATTGGCCCCGGGCTTTACAGAAAATCATCTCGGTTGGACCGGTCCTATCTGAAGGGGGCTCCGTCATGCGCGGATCAAGATCGCTGTCGTTTGCATTCGCTGGAGACTGGACATCCGCTAACGCTAGAAACGGAGACGGGGAAACACCACTGAACTGCGCCGATGTGGAGTCTAGAATGATTAGTTGAAGCCAGATGCGCCGGCGCATCTCTGTTTCAAATATTGACAGCCCAAACTCAGACCCGTCTCGGTGAAGGCCAATTCGCTGGGCAATGCGCAGCGCGATACCACATAGAGTCCATACAGTATGCGGATCTGACAATGCGCGCGTGGTGAACTATCGAACATCTGTTAGACAGAGGTGTAGTTACTGGATGGCAGGCTGACGAACCACGTAGAACATGAAGGCTTGTAGAACCACAACGCTCGAGGTACGGAGAAATGAGGCATTTCTAAGCGCTAGCTGGACCCCTCCGCGGTACTTCGAGAGAAGAGATCTTTTACTCTCTCCGAATGATTTTTCAGCCTCTCCTGCTGGCAAGGAAACTAAGGAAATGCAGTAAATCGAGAACATCAGGGCCTCTAGATCTTTCTCTACACAAGACAAGTCGCTCATGGCCTTCAAaatctgctgctgcacggTTGGAGTATGTATGATCTTGGTCAGTGGGTTGACATTGTCGAGAAATGTTTGCCAGAGCTTGAAAATATGCAATGGCTGAGGATGCAATTCTGTAAGGGATTCCCCAGATGCGGGACTCAAAATCATCATTGTGTCATCGGCAACGCCTGGAGTGAAGGTGTCGGTATCACTTTCTGATGCATTGTCCATTACATCGGCTGCATCTTGGAGCTGGACAGATTGTTATGGATATGGCCATTCAAAGCGCATTGAGGGGACATACCTCATCGCTGACGGTTGTCCAGAGATTACTGTCATTAATTAGATAAGGCCTGTACAAAAGGGAGTCGGTACAACCAACCTATCAAGATAGACCGAATTGCCCTCTCTGGTGATCATTCTTCCCGGTCTATTTCTGTCCACGACAACTGATGAACCTGCTTGTCTAGTATGTCGAGGCTGGGCTGTGAACAGAAAACTGCCATCACCTTGCTGTGCACTGCGCGTCTCACTGTCCCGTCGCCGTGACTTGTCGCGATGCCCGCGAGGGACACTTTCGTTAGCACGGTCCCTTTTACGGCGACGTGGAGGTGGGGGAGAGCGGTAAATGCACTCAGCCCTTGACTTCGCACAGTTGGAACATGGGTCTTGTCGATCACATTTGACCTTTCTCTGGTAACAGATCACACACGAGTACGACTTGGATGAAGCTGCCGGGGAATCTATTGTTGTTTTGCCAGCAGTTCTGGGGGTTGCCATGGCtgtagaagaagaaagagatatAAAGGCGATGAAAATGGAGGCAGCTCAAATAAATAATGCATTATATAGCATGGCAATTCACGAAAGATGCATAAACATGCCGGCGCGAGATGTCGACACGAAGGCGGCGATGAGCGCGAATTGTTGATGCCTGATTCCTCAGGTGTATTTTACCATCTTCCCCAGACTGTAaccccttcctcttctctccctctctctcaaATTGATTCGCCTTTGCACAAGCTCACGCAACCCACCAATCCTTGTGACAGATGGTTATGATTCTTTTCAGTCAATTACTCTCGAAAAGCCAAGGCGCCTTTCCGCTTTTGGTCGGCCCTCGGAATTTCGGCTGTGAGTAATCCGGAGTCCGGCGGCGCCCTTTTCTTTCGACTTCACAACATTCACGCACTACAGCTCATCTGGATTACAATGAATATGAGGCATATTCATTACAAGTAGTTATCATCTCTGGGGAAAGATTGTTGTGTGGAAATTGCCACGAAAATCATGTCTGCAGTAAGTGGCATCCCCATGCGGGATACTTTGAACCGCAGTTCAGATTATTCAGTCGCCAAACAACTCAAACACTATACTTGAAGATCTGATTTCACTAATAATACACTATAGTGCGACTTGTGCCACACCAGGAAGGTCAGAGAAGTTATCCTAAGCCCAAACGCCTGTCTGTGCTAAATCAGTGCAATGTAGGTGAAATGCGATCGCCAAGATCCTTGCATGAACTGCGTAGATGCTGGCGTGGAATGCTATCGTACTCGTGAAACGCGTGTCCATCGACCGCGTGTGTCCCGGTAAATGAGTCCATATTCCGCGGAAGAAAGACATAGATAAGCTAACATGACCACAGTCTTGATGCATTGGCAGCCCGCCTGGCTAAACTTGAAGAATCAAGCACAGCAGAAACATTAGTCAAGTCTTCGTCAACTGCTGCACATGGCCATGTAGCATCCGCATCGTCGCCGCAGGCTAAATATCACCGTCCTCATGGGTCAATTTCGAGCCAATGTACCGACCCCGCTTAcgagaaaaagagaaagcaaTATATCTCACAGGGCGAGACTATTATGCTCTCTCCATCAGAGACTAAGCGTAATAAAACGCAAGGTGTCGTTCGACAAAATGTCCATGAGGATTCTCCGGAGTCGACGCGGCATGCCAGCGAGGCTAGGGAGTTTATCGAGCAGGAGCTCCAATGTAACCCGGAGCTTTCGACAGATCGACGTACTGCGCTTGAGTTAGCCCGCAAGTTTGTTAGCCAATTATCTAACCCTGCGCTACATTGGGAATCTGGGGAATCTCGGACTGCGGATAACGTAGCTGAAGAGAGACTGCGACCTCCTACTCTTACGCCAGAATTGCTATACATGCTGCTCCCAGGTATTTATTGGAACTTTAATTCTTATACAATGTATGCTAACATACACACGGGCCCGGACAACAAAACGAACTCCCAAGGCACCCTCTCCTGGCCAGATCATATCTCTAACAAGGCTCTAGAACGAATGGGATTGTCCATAATCGAGGGTAGTGAGTGTGAACAAGTGCTCCAGTATTACCGGATAAGCGTATGGGTGAAAGCAATTTCCTGTATATCAAAATTGGCGCCATTGATCTCGAGTGAACGTCTGAAGGTCCATTTCCGCACATTGAAGAAACAATACGAAGTGGCTGCTCATGAAGAATTGAACCAACTCCccttggcggcggcgcctAGCCTTGGCTTGCTCCAGTCACTGCTATCCGGGGTAagtttttgtttttttttttgaaaTGGTTCTGTCTAGCACTCTAATAGACATACACATCGCAGTCACGCTTGATGCAGTATCAAGGAAACATGTCCCGCTGTTGGATGTTTACAGCACTTGCCTCGCGAATCATTGTCTCACTCAGTTACCACAACATCACAGATACAGAGCCCCGGAgcgaggtggaagaagacatTCATGCCTGTGTGTATTCTTGCTATTACTTCGACAAGACGCTCAGCTTGCTGCTCCTCCGGCCGCCGTCTCTACCAGACCTAAAAGTGGAGCCTGCTCAGTTAGTCCACGTTGATCCCGACCTTCCAACATCAGCCATGATCGTTGGCATTGTCGAATACTCACAGCTGAAGCATACCCTGCTGAATGTCCTACTGGACATCAAGGTAATGCGggatgtggagaaggccaacaTCTTGTCAAATCTCGTGGAGCGAGCCCACTCAATCCATTCGAACTTGCAGATGGTAGGTGCTGAGAAACAACCAACGAAGAAAATAGCTGACAACGCTCAGTTTCGACGTCGTCAAGAATTAGAGTTTCCAGGAGAATCATGGAACTTCCTGCGGCGAGAATGGCTCTCCATGGATTTCAACTACTATTCCGTCCTGACAACCATCATCCGAGTACGCTCCTCGGTGCTGAAATCCCGCTTGATTTGCGAAGACTGTCTCTACGCAGCCCGGGAATCTCTTACGACCCTCCGAGCCTTGCAGGAGACATTCTCAGGGCATATCACGTCCGTTG of the Penicillium psychrofluorescens genome assembly, chromosome: 1 genome contains:
- a CDS encoding uncharacterized protein (ID:PFLUO_000274-T1.cds;~source:funannotate) — translated: MPQTDVLIVGAGPTGLVLALWLHKQGINFHIVDQAEAPAKNSRALVIQSRNLELYRQLDLTDEILQHGHKLSATNLWADGRHRTRIPLDKFGCDLTPYPFLTILPQDNHERLLENRLNSLGAFVQRRTQLLDFVDHGASVTANLLSETDGSKTTWEAAYIVGCDGAHSAVRHGIHAKYEGDTYAPLFYIVDIDGGDGPLFNEEAHLTLTRGQFLLLLPYSQKRHVRLVGTTLSKDGSLDEHKDQQQQVTVDDVMPQIKDALNVETIKVNWFSTYRSHHRVADKFRANRAFIIGDAAHIHSPVGGQGMNTGIMDAINLAWKLATVLKPSSMTEEAKDQLLGSYEAERRAFALKLVESTDRGFTMVSSNDWIPYILRRWVLPYVAPLIPYFPSVGKEIFRTGSQLILSYRGSFLSQAAGTSGDIQPGDRLPWAKTKQGDNFSSIQYITWQVHVYGDSRPDIMEWCKRRNIRLSVFDWDEQHGKVGLQQDAAYLLRPDHYIAGIFAGDLMETQLDEYFSSRGLTC
- a CDS encoding uncharacterized protein (ID:PFLUO_000275-T1.cds;~source:funannotate) translates to MFYVFTTRALSDPHTVWTLCGIALRIAQRIGLHRDGSEFGLSIFETEMRRRIWLQLIILDSTSAQFSGVSPSPFLALADVQSPANANDSDLDPRMTEPPSDRTGPTEMIFCKARGQFGKCLRRYAETTGNDWSWGILSSSSKSMEEKERIIDELEELLEKSVLRHCDRSIPLHLLATLMIRSAIAFTRLMAHHPRQYQDGSTSMPESEKDIVFQNCLKMAEYCDQSQTNPSIQGFSWHMENHVPWDAIIIMLTEMRHRTSPEEKSKVWQLIANIYSRLRRNLRKKTQTPLHLAIQNLMVKAWRAYIEECNSYRRTPTSCPTIVAEFVASADNSSQPKSVQSGPVVVEQDAAFSGQPDPNFAASSSGLEAEDFGFLLGNSPEDWNDWDSLLNQFSESLMDAPFMPDLG